GCCTCTCCATTCGGTATGGCTGGGCTGTTTGAATCGTGGAAATCTCCAGATGGCAAGATCATCCATTCGTGCTCGGTCATTACCACTGTCCCCAATGAGCTGATGGGCGGCATTCATGATCGCATGCCCGCCATTCTTAAACCTGAAGACGAAAAAGCTTGGCTGGACCTTTCCAACCATGATACGGCATATTTGCAGCAATTCTTAAAGCCCTTTGATTCGGAACGAATGGAAGCATTTGAGGTATCTACTGAAGTGAATTCACCTAAGAACAATTCGCCAAACCTCATCCAACCAACTTGCTGAAGGGCGTAGAGGCTTTTTTGCATCCGGACAAACTTCATTTGATCCATGTATGTTTTTAACATTCATGGATATTTTTACTGTTATCACTCGTTTATCAAGGGGCGGGTTTGGAGCCTTCCCGGTATCCTGATTGCCATTTTTAGAATGGAAGTGAAATACTTTCAACTATTCCTTGCGAAACTATACAAAATGCTGTACTCTTATATTTGCTTTTCGATGTGCTTATGGTGCCATTGATATTCATACAACCATATAAATCTTCTTATCAAGAGAGACGGAGGGACTGGCCCGAAGATGTCTCGGCAGCAGACTTTTCAAGAGTGCTGTGCCAAATCCAGCAGGTTCATTTAGCCTGAAAGATAAGGAGGGTGTTTTTTATAAATTAAAAGACCTCTTCTTGCAGTAATGGAAGAGGTCTTTGTTTTTAATTGGATTTGGATATACACGATCAAGCTGAATTACTTGGGCAAATCAATCTAAAAAGGAGTTCATCATGACTGCACACAATAAAGGAAATCCGTGGGCTTTGATCCCATTTGTCGTTTTTTTGATTTTATTTATAGGTTCAGGAATCATTACAAAAGATTTTTATTCATTTCCAGTGTTGGTGGCGATTTCCATTGCATCGGCTGTGGCATTGTCCATGAATCGTAAAGAGTCATTCGATCAAAAGGTCGAAATTTTTTGTAAAGGAGCCGGGGACTCCAATATTATGTTAATGGTTATCATTTTCCTTTTGGCCGGCGCTTTTTCAGAAGTGGCGAATGGCATGGGCGCGGTTGAATCAACGGTCAATTTTGCCTTAGCTGTCTTTCCACAAAATCTTTTGATGGTAGGGATATTCATAATTGCCTGTTTTATTTCTTTATCCATGGGAACGAGCATGGGAACGATTGTAGCTCTTGCTCCTATTGGGGTAGGGATTAGTGAGCAAACGGATATAGCACTTGCGCTTTCAATGGCTGCGGTTATCGGTGGTGCCATGTTCGGCGATAACTTATCGTTCATTTCCGATACGACGATTGCGGCAGTACGGACACAGGGAACGAAAATGAAGGACAAGTTTAAGGTTAACTTTTTCATCGTCCTGCCTGCGGCCATCATCACTTGCGGCATTCTAGGAATATTAACGATAGGTGAGCAAGCGGCCATTACGCAACATTCCTATAATTGGTTGAAAATCCTTCCATATCTGTGTGTATTGATCACGGCATTGGCAGGTGTCAATGTCTTTGTTGTCCTTTCTGTAGGGATTGTATTTGCAGGTATCATCGGATTGGCTGATGGAAGTTATAAATTGTTGGATGTGATCCAAAAAACGGGTGATGGAATGGCTGGCATGTATGAAATCTCTTTCCTTGCCATTTTAATTGCTGGTATGGTAGCGGTCATCCAACATAACGGAGGCATTGATTTTTTACTCCATGTCGTCACTCAAAAAAGCAAATCAAAAAAAGGTGCTGAATTCAGCATTGCCGGACTTGTTGGTTTGACAAACCTTTCTACCGCTAATAATACAATTTCGATCATCATTGCCGGCCCATTAGCGAAAAATATTGCGGAAAGGTATGGTATCGATCCTCGGAAATCAGCGAGCCTGCTAGACGTTTTTGCCTGTTGTGTCCAAGGGTTGATTCCATATGGCGCACAACTGCTCGCTGCAGCGGGGGTGGCAAGAATTTCGCCAATAAGCATTCTTCCATATTCATATTACCCGATACTAATTGGAATTTGTGGAGTTATTGCCATCTTGATAGGGTATCCGCGATTTAAGGCAAAGGATATCGAAGTAAAAGAACGGGCATCTTGATCATGGAAACGCCCTGAATCATAAGATTCAGGGCGTTTGATTATATTCAGATAGTTTTGCGTTCTGAAAAAATATTTTTATTTTCTGTTTATTGAAGACGTTTTTTGGCTTTTTAATACAAATTCTTGAATGAAAAAAATAGAATCGTAGGATATAATAGATTATTGTAAGGAAATTCATGTTTGAATTTCCTTTTTGTTTGTTTATTTCCCGGAGGAAACGGGAAATAAATTAGAGTGAAATATGTTTTCATAATAATTACACGTAGATTAAAGGGGTTATTGGTTAAAATGGATTTTATAGGTAATTTCATTGCGGAGACAAATAATTTATTATGGTCGTACATATTGATCATTTTACTGATTGGCATGGGCATTTATTTTTCGATTCGTACGAAGTTTGTCCAATTCAGAATGGCAAGGGAAATGTTCAGGCTTTTGGGTGAAGGTGCTACGGCGGAAAAAAAGGGTGTTACATCCTTTCAAGCTTTTTGCATCAGCACTGCTTCACGGGTAGGAACTGGAAATCTTGCAGGTGTAGCAATTGCCATTACGATGGGCGGCCCAGGGGCCGTTTTCTGGATGTGGCTAATCGCTCTGATTGGGTCTGCGTCTGCTTTCATAGAAAGTACACTTGCCCAAATCTATAAAGTCAAAGATGGGGACGCTTTCCGTGGAGGCCCTGCGTATTATATGGAAAAAGCTTTGAATGCACGTTGGATGGGCATCACATTCGCTGTATTAATTTCGCTTACATTTGGCCTTGCTTTCAACTCGGTACAAGCCAATACGATCACAAGCGCATTCAATGAATCATTTGGCATTG
This genomic stretch from Peribacillus muralis harbors:
- a CDS encoding Na+/H+ antiporter NhaC family protein; the encoded protein is MTAHNKGNPWALIPFVVFLILFIGSGIITKDFYSFPVLVAISIASAVALSMNRKESFDQKVEIFCKGAGDSNIMLMVIIFLLAGAFSEVANGMGAVESTVNFALAVFPQNLLMVGIFIIACFISLSMGTSMGTIVALAPIGVGISEQTDIALALSMAAVIGGAMFGDNLSFISDTTIAAVRTQGTKMKDKFKVNFFIVLPAAIITCGILGILTIGEQAAITQHSYNWLKILPYLCVLITALAGVNVFVVLSVGIVFAGIIGLADGSYKLLDVIQKTGDGMAGMYEISFLAILIAGMVAVIQHNGGIDFLLHVVTQKSKSKKGAEFSIAGLVGLTNLSTANNTISIIIAGPLAKNIAERYGIDPRKSASLLDVFACCVQGLIPYGAQLLAAAGVARISPISILPYSYYPILIGICGVIAILIGYPRFKAKDIEVKERAS